The DNA segment CTTGATTCCGTTCTTGACGTTGTTAGAAAAGAAGCCGAAGGCTGCGACTGTTTACAAGGATTCCAAGTTGTCCATTCAATTGGAGGAGGCACTGGATCTGGATTAGGAACCTTAATACTGTCCCAATTGAGAGAAGAATACCCTGACAGGATTATTCTAACTTTCTCTGTTGTTCCCAGTCCTAAAGTTTCGGATACTGTTGTAGAGCCATACAATGCTACATTGGCATTGAATCAACTTATCGAAAATTCTGATGAATCCTTCTGTATTGATAATGAAGCTTTatatgatatttgttttaggaCACTGCGCTTACAGACTCCAACCTATGGAGACTTAAATCATTTAGTTTCAGCAACGATGTCCGGTGTTACAACTTGTTTAAGATTTCCCGGACAGCTGAACGCTGATTTGCGAAAACTGGCAGTTAATATGGTTCCATTTCCGCGATTACATTTCTTCATGCCTGGTTTTGCGCCGCTCACGTCTAGAGGAGTCCAAAAATATCGAGCACTCACCGTCCCAGAACTTACACAGCAGATGTTTGATGCCAAGAATATGATGGCAGCATGTGATCCACGGCATGGGAGATATCTAACCGTAGCTGCGGTCTTCAGAGGCAGAATGTCCATGAAAGAAGTTGATGAACAAATgctaaatattcaaaacaagAATAAGGATTACTTTGTTGAATGGATACCCAGTAATGTTAAGACCGCTGTTTGCGATATACCTCCGAGAGGTCTTAAAATGTCTGCAACGTTCATAGGCAATACCACGGCTATTCAGGAATTATTTAAACGAATTGCTGAGCAGTTCACTTCTATGTTCCGCAGGAAAGCTTTTGTACACTGGTATACAGGTGAAGGTATGGATGAAGCCGATTTTACGGAAGCGGATAATAACCTGAGCGATTTAATATCCGAATACCAGCAGTATCAAGACGCCACCATTGAAGACCAAGAGTTTGAGGAAGAGGAAACAACAGTCCCTAATGATGGAAGTGACATATGAAATTTTCTTGTacttactttatattaaataaatatttattcttctttttatggctattaataattaatatatatatatatatatattgcttaCATTTAAGAAATCTTAAAAAGGCATTTTATGGTTTTTATGTGAATATACTAAAggttaatactaaaataaattattatatacttaacgATGTTTTAAAACCGTTACACCAAAGTCACTAAATATACAGCTGGtagcttttattttttatttcatttggaCCTCTTCTTACCCTAGCTACCAATTCAAaagatgaataaaataaaattttaaattaagaatactttccatgttcttttgaaaaatgtaaaaaatattcattattttagaaaatttctTAAGTGATGCACATTTAatataacgttttttttaattctttttctatttaatgattattttaaaaggctaaaattttaacaatctAGATTTTAGGCTCGAAATTTTTCGTGTATCAAAAATGAGGGAAATCGTCCACATCCAAGCCGGGCAGTGTGGAAACCAGATTGGAGCTAAGGTAATAAATGTCGACAACAACAATGCGGGCTTCCGTTGCACCGTTGCACTTACTATATGACTGTCGTAAATCTGATCTGATCTCATTTTCTGTTTACAGTTCTGGGAGGTTATCTCAGATGAACATGGAATCGACCCAACCGGAGCTTATCAAGGTGACTCCGATCTACAGCTTGAGCGAATCAACGTGTACTATAATGAAGCCTCAGGTGGCAAATACGTGCCGCGGGCTGTGCTCGTCGATCTCGAACCCGGGACCATGGATTCCGTCCGTTCCGGACCCTTCGGCCAAATCTTCCGCCCAGACAACTTCGTGTTTGGACAGTCTGGCGCAGGCAATAATTGGGCCAAGGGACACTACACAGAAGGAGCAGAACTAGTCGACTCTGTTCTGGATGTGGTACGGAAAGAAGCGGAAGGGTGCGATTGCTTACAAGGATTTCAATTAACTCATTCATTAGGTGGTGGCACTGGGTCTGGTATGGGCACACTACTAATATCTAAGATAAGAGAAGAGTACCCTGATAGAATAATGAACACTTTTTCGGTCGTTCCGAGTCCTAAAGTATCTGATACCGTTGTTGAACCATACAATGCCACGCTTTCTGTACATCAGCTAGTAGAAAACACAGATGAAACTTTCTGCATTGACAATGAAGCGTTGTACGACATTTGCTTCCGGACACTTAAACTAACGACGCCCACATATGGCGATCTTAACCATTTGGTTTCAGCGACGATGTCTGGAGTGACTACGTGCTTAAGATTTCCTGGTCAATTAAATGCAGATTTAAGAAAGCTGGCAGTTAATATGGTACCATTCCCAAGATTGCACTTCTTTATGCCAGGCTTTGCGCCGTTAACGTCTCGTGGTAGCCAGCAGTATAGGGCTTTGTCAGTGCCAGAATTGACCCAGCAAATGTTTGACTCTAAAAATATGATGGCCGCTTGTGACCCAAGACACGGTCGGTACCTAACCGTCGCGGCTATCTTCCGCGGACGGATGTCTATGAAGGAAGTGGACGAACAAATGCTAAATatccaaaataaaaacagcaGCTACTTTGTTGAATGGATCCCTAATAATGTCAAGACAGCCGTGTGTGATATACCTCCACGAGGATTGAAGATGTCTGCTACATTTATAGGAAACACGACAGCAATTCAAGAGTTGTTTAAAAGAATATCGGAGCAATTTACAGCAATGTTTAGAAGAAAGGCTTTCTTACATTGGTACACTGGCGAAGGAATGGATGAAATGGAGTTTACAGAAGCAGAAAGTAACATGAATGATTTGGTTTCTGAATATCAGCAGTACCAGGATGCCACGGCTGACGACGAAGGAGAGTTTGACGAAGAAGTGGAAGAATAGCTGCTGTATTGTCCAATGTTTGTGTATGTCTTTGGTGTAT comes from the Pieris brassicae chromosome 4, ilPieBrab1.1, whole genome shotgun sequence genome and includes:
- the LOC123708370 gene encoding tubulin beta chain-like, with the translated sequence MREIVHVQVGRCGNQIGSKFWEVISDEHGINPNGCYSGDSDLQLERINVYYNEGAGGKYVPRAVLVDLESGTMDSLRSGPYGQIFRPDNIVYGSTGAGNNYAKGYFTEGADLLDSVLDVVRKEAEGCDCLQGFQVVHSIGGGTGSGLGTLILSQLREEYPDRIILTFSVVPSPKVSDTVVEPYNATLALNQLIENSDESFCIDNEALYDICFRTLRLQTPTYGDLNHLVSATMSGVTTCLRFPGQLNADLRKLAVNMVPFPRLHFFMPGFAPLTSRGVQKYRALTVPELTQQMFDAKNMMAACDPRHGRYLTVAAVFRGRMSMKEVDEQMLNIQNKNKDYFVEWIPSNVKTAVCDIPPRGLKMSATFIGNTTAIQELFKRIAEQFTSMFRRKAFVHWYTGEGMDEADFTEADNNLSDLISEYQQYQDATIEDQEFEEEETTVPNDGSDI
- the LOC123708372 gene encoding tubulin beta-4B chain-like, with amino-acid sequence MREIVHIQAGQCGNQIGAKFWEVISDEHGIDPTGAYQGDSDLQLERINVYYNEASGGKYVPRAVLVDLEPGTMDSVRSGPFGQIFRPDNFVFGQSGAGNNWAKGHYTEGAELVDSVLDVVRKEAEGCDCLQGFQLTHSLGGGTGSGMGTLLISKIREEYPDRIMNTFSVVPSPKVSDTVVEPYNATLSVHQLVENTDETFCIDNEALYDICFRTLKLTTPTYGDLNHLVSATMSGVTTCLRFPGQLNADLRKLAVNMVPFPRLHFFMPGFAPLTSRGSQQYRALSVPELTQQMFDSKNMMAACDPRHGRYLTVAAIFRGRMSMKEVDEQMLNIQNKNSSYFVEWIPNNVKTAVCDIPPRGLKMSATFIGNTTAIQELFKRISEQFTAMFRRKAFLHWYTGEGMDEMEFTEAESNMNDLVSEYQQYQDATADDEGEFDEEVEE